Proteins encoded together in one Chryseobacterium sp. G0201 window:
- a CDS encoding OmpP1/FadL family transporter: MKKILVSTALLAGVLSYAGGFRVSLQGVKQLAMAHTSAHAEDASVAFFNPAGMSFIPSRLSIAVGGFAAGNKVTFQNTNTLQSTETDNPMGTPLYAAIAYRPIEKLSVGFSFSTPFGSTIEYPSDWEGKEMVQRLELKAFYFQPMISYKFNDWFAFGASYIYAKGDVKWDKAITQFGGELNLDSKASGHGYGFGFYFRPDPKLDVSVAYRSPVDMKAKKGTATFSFPTASIYPLLGLDASGKDSFSATLPLVEEYTIGLTYKITPKWLISADFNYHGWERYSKLTLDFGNAPVGNQPSDPTVSVSPKNFHNTKTFRLGTQYAFTDKIFGRLGAYYDESPYTDENFIPETPSYNTYVVTGGVGFKLKQFGVDVSGGYAMPQARDVKNANLGFYGQSTATAFYVGLGLSYNPF, encoded by the coding sequence ATGAAAAAAATATTAGTATCAACTGCTTTATTGGCGGGTGTTCTATCTTACGCCGGAGGCTTCAGAGTGTCTCTGCAAGGGGTAAAGCAATTGGCAATGGCACATACTAGTGCGCATGCTGAGGATGCAAGTGTGGCATTCTTTAACCCGGCGGGTATGTCATTCATTCCTTCGAGACTGAGTATTGCAGTCGGAGGTTTTGCTGCAGGTAATAAAGTTACCTTCCAGAATACAAATACTCTGCAAAGTACAGAGACGGATAATCCTATGGGAACTCCTCTTTATGCAGCAATTGCTTATAGGCCGATTGAGAAATTATCAGTTGGTTTCAGTTTTTCTACCCCTTTCGGTAGTACGATTGAGTATCCAAGTGATTGGGAAGGAAAAGAAATGGTTCAGAGACTTGAGCTGAAGGCTTTCTATTTTCAGCCAATGATTTCATATAAATTTAATGATTGGTTTGCATTTGGTGCGAGTTATATCTATGCAAAAGGAGATGTGAAATGGGATAAGGCTATTACACAATTTGGAGGAGAGCTTAATCTTGACAGTAAAGCAAGCGGACATGGATATGGTTTTGGTTTCTATTTCAGACCAGATCCAAAGCTTGATGTAAGTGTCGCTTACCGTTCACCAGTTGATATGAAAGCTAAGAAGGGAACAGCAACTTTCAGCTTCCCGACAGCTTCTATCTATCCGTTATTAGGTCTTGATGCATCAGGAAAAGATAGTTTCTCTGCAACATTGCCTTTGGTTGAAGAGTATACTATTGGTTTGACGTATAAGATTACTCCAAAATGGTTGATTTCAGCAGATTTCAACTACCATGGATGGGAAAGATACAGTAAATTGACGTTGGATTTTGGCAATGCTCCGGTTGGAAATCAGCCATCAGATCCTACAGTTTCTGTTTCTCCTAAAAACTTTCACAACACTAAAACATTTAGGCTAGGAACTCAATATGCATTTACAGATAAGATCTTTGGTCGTCTTGGTGCTTATTATGACGAATCTCCATATACTGATGAAAACTTTATTCCTGAAACACCTTCATATAATACATATGTTGTAACAGGTGGGGTTGGATTTAAACTAAAACAATTCGGAGTTGATGTTTCTGGAGGATATGCAATGCCTCAGGCAAGAGACGTGAAAAATGCTAATCTTGGTTTCTACGGACAATCTACTGCAACAGCATTTTATGTAGGTCTAGGTTTATCTTATAATCCTTTTTAA